From the uncultured Trichococcus sp. genome, one window contains:
- a CDS encoding energy-coupled thiamine transporter ThiT has translation MGSNSTKAWIEAALFAVLAIALAYVTVPVGDYKIVFALLPLLFISLRRGILLGLVSGTLTGLALFALKGEGTDVAADILTQAAPFVFVGIAGFFAKFTQRTLNNKRFPNAALNILTASFFGTLVYFVWTLISDIFLSEEAVPAGVSAFAHFLPGQALSFAATFAVSAAMMLLIAKFAPKAYIPKGTRFLSRKEKSKLLND, from the coding sequence ATGGGTTCTAATAGTACGAAGGCTTGGATCGAGGCAGCTCTGTTTGCTGTTCTCGCGATCGCCTTGGCATATGTGACGGTGCCGGTGGGAGACTACAAAATTGTGTTTGCTTTGCTGCCGTTGCTTTTCATTTCGCTCCGCAGAGGCATACTGCTTGGACTGGTTTCAGGAACACTGACCGGCCTTGCTTTATTTGCGCTCAAAGGAGAGGGGACGGATGTTGCCGCAGATATCCTGACCCAAGCGGCACCATTCGTTTTCGTGGGCATCGCCGGTTTTTTCGCGAAATTCACGCAACGCACATTGAACAATAAACGTTTCCCGAATGCAGCCTTGAATATACTGACGGCATCCTTTTTCGGAACGCTTGTCTATTTTGTTTGGACGCTGATTTCGGACATATTCCTCAGCGAGGAAGCCGTTCCTGCTGGTGTTTCTGCCTTTGCGCATTTTCTTCCGGGACAGGCGCTATCTTTTGCGGCAACTTTTGCCGTCAGCGCGGCCATGATGCTGTTGATTGCGAAATTCGCTCCTAAAGCGTACATTCCAAAAGGCACCCGTTTCCTGAGCAGAAAAGAAAAATCGAAACTATTGAATGATTAA
- the pnp gene encoding polyribonucleotide nucleotidyltransferase yields MSEKKVFQMDWAGRLLQVEIGQLAKQANGAVLVRYGDTVVLTAAVGSREPKDTDFFPLTVNYEEKMYSVGKIPGGFIKREGRPSENATLTARLIDRPIRPMFPEGFRNEVQITNVVMSVEQDCAPEMAAMFGSSLALAISDIPFYGPIAGVNVGRVDGEYVLNPTAPQNEVSDIELTVAGSRVAINMVESSAAMVNEEDMLGALMFGHKAIQELCDFQDKIVAEVGKEKMTVKLLSLNPELVAEVTAAYGEKMTAAIMTEEKLAREAAIEDVKAEAILFFNEKYLDDANFAQISKEVRQIVEDMEKDEVRRLITVDKIRPDGRKIDEIRPLASEVGLLPRVHGSGLFTRGQTQALSTCTLAPLGEHQIIDGLGMVDSKRFIHHYNFPQFSVGSTGRAGSPGRREIGHGALGERALKQVIPTEAEFPYTIRLVSEVLESNGSSSQASICASTLAMMDAGVPIKAPVAGIAMGLVMEGENYTVLTDIQGLEDHLGDMDFKVAGTSEGITALQMDIKIQGITEQILTEALMQAKKARMEILAELTSTIAAPREELSQYAPKIEMMQIKPDKIKVVIGKGGDTINSIIEETGVKIDIDQEGNVSIASADTAMIARAKQIIEELTHEVKVGEIYEGTVKRIEKFGAFVGITKGKDGMIHISELANERVKEVEDVLAIGDKVKVKVIEVDRQGRINLSRKALLPKEEK; encoded by the coding sequence ATGTCAGAAAAAAAAGTGTTCCAAATGGACTGGGCAGGTCGTTTGCTGCAAGTCGAAATCGGCCAATTGGCTAAGCAAGCCAATGGTGCGGTATTGGTGAGATACGGAGATACTGTCGTATTGACGGCTGCAGTAGGTTCAAGAGAACCAAAAGATACCGATTTCTTCCCATTGACTGTGAACTATGAAGAAAAAATGTATTCAGTCGGTAAAATACCGGGAGGATTCATCAAGCGTGAAGGCCGCCCAAGTGAAAACGCAACGTTGACGGCGCGTTTGATCGACCGTCCGATCCGCCCGATGTTCCCTGAAGGGTTCCGCAACGAAGTGCAGATCACAAACGTCGTCATGTCCGTCGAACAGGATTGCGCGCCGGAAATGGCTGCCATGTTCGGTTCCTCGTTGGCGTTGGCGATTTCCGACATTCCGTTCTACGGACCGATCGCTGGAGTCAATGTTGGACGCGTGGATGGCGAATATGTTTTGAACCCTACCGCTCCACAGAATGAAGTATCCGATATTGAATTGACCGTTGCCGGTTCAAGAGTCGCCATCAACATGGTTGAGAGCAGCGCTGCAATGGTTAACGAAGAAGACATGCTTGGGGCATTGATGTTCGGCCACAAAGCAATCCAGGAATTATGCGATTTCCAAGATAAAATCGTAGCTGAAGTCGGCAAGGAAAAAATGACAGTCAAGCTTCTGTCTTTGAACCCTGAACTTGTAGCCGAAGTGACCGCTGCTTACGGCGAAAAAATGACGGCAGCCATCATGACAGAAGAGAAATTGGCTCGTGAAGCCGCTATTGAAGATGTGAAAGCTGAAGCAATCTTGTTCTTCAACGAAAAGTATCTGGATGACGCCAACTTTGCACAAATCTCCAAAGAAGTCCGCCAAATCGTGGAAGACATGGAAAAAGACGAAGTGCGCCGTTTGATCACAGTCGACAAAATCCGTCCTGATGGCCGTAAAATCGACGAAATCCGCCCATTGGCTTCCGAAGTCGGCTTATTGCCGCGCGTACACGGTTCCGGTTTGTTCACGCGTGGACAGACGCAAGCTTTGTCCACTTGTACATTGGCTCCGCTGGGCGAACATCAGATTATCGATGGCCTGGGCATGGTGGACAGCAAGCGATTCATCCACCATTACAACTTCCCGCAATTCTCGGTCGGCAGCACCGGCAGAGCAGGAAGCCCTGGACGCCGCGAAATCGGCCACGGCGCATTGGGTGAACGTGCATTGAAACAAGTCATCCCGACTGAAGCCGAGTTCCCTTACACAATCCGTTTGGTTTCGGAAGTATTGGAATCCAATGGGTCCTCTTCACAGGCAAGCATCTGCGCCAGCACGCTGGCAATGATGGACGCGGGTGTACCGATCAAAGCGCCGGTTGCGGGTATCGCGATGGGCTTAGTGATGGAAGGCGAAAACTACACAGTCTTGACGGACATCCAAGGACTTGAAGACCACCTGGGCGACATGGACTTCAAAGTTGCCGGAACAAGCGAAGGCATCACTGCCTTGCAGATGGACATCAAAATCCAAGGGATCACAGAACAAATCCTGACTGAAGCATTGATGCAAGCGAAAAAAGCGCGGATGGAAATCCTTGCTGAGCTGACAAGCACGATTGCAGCTCCTCGCGAAGAGTTGTCCCAATATGCTCCGAAGATCGAAATGATGCAAATCAAACCTGATAAGATCAAAGTCGTCATCGGTAAGGGCGGAGATACGATCAACAGTATCATCGAAGAAACCGGCGTGAAGATCGACATCGATCAAGAAGGCAACGTGAGCATCGCTTCTGCTGATACGGCGATGATCGCCCGCGCTAAACAAATCATCGAAGAATTGACGCATGAAGTGAAGGTCGGCGAAATCTACGAGGGCACTGTAAAACGCATCGAAAAATTCGGCGCGTTCGTCGGAATCACAAAAGGTAAAGATGGTATGATCCACATCTCCGAGTTGGCTAACGAGCGTGTCAAAGAGGTTGAAGATGTCCTAGCAATCGGCGATAAAGTCAAAGTCAAGGTCATCGAAGTCGATAGACAGGGCAGAATCAATCTTTCCCGTAAAGCGCTATTGCCTAAGGAAGAAAAGTAA
- a CDS encoding ribonuclease J, translating to MSKVRIISLGGVRESGKNMYVVEVDDLIFVLDCGLLYPENELLGIDVVIPDFTYLEENKNKIAGIFLTHGHADAVGALPYLLQNIDAPVFGTELTIALTKLAVDSTGLATGFQDYHVIDENTEIEFENTSVRFFRTTHTIPDSVGICVKTEEGSVVYTGDFKFDQSASPMYRTDYGKITDIGEGKVLALLSDSGDAESTTENVSDRKIEEEMLDTFINAEGRIIVSCVASNILRIQQVFDVALQANRKIFLTGPTLVETVDVAMKLGKLVLPTPDLLVNVKNINDYRDGQVLVLETGNSGEPLEALQRMSKGRHKQVNLKEGDLVYITTTPSTAMETTVAKTKNLIYRAGASVREISGTYKASGHASPNDLKLMINLLRPMYFVPVQGEYRMQAAHAQLANEVGIPFKNIFIPGKGDVIEYAKGRMHMTGQVPAGNVLIDGIGVGDIGNIVLRDRKLLSEDGIFVVVVTISRRLNKILSGPEIVSRGFVYMKASEELVKESSNIVREVVEDNLHTKDFDWAKLKQEIRDSLSRYLFDKTKRKPVILPIIMEASNYQKKN from the coding sequence ATGAGTAAAGTAAGAATAATTTCTCTTGGAGGTGTGAGAGAAAGCGGTAAAAACATGTATGTAGTGGAAGTGGACGATTTAATTTTTGTATTGGATTGCGGTCTGCTTTATCCGGAAAATGAATTGTTGGGAATTGATGTCGTCATCCCTGATTTCACTTACCTGGAGGAAAATAAAAATAAGATAGCAGGTATTTTCCTGACGCATGGTCACGCGGATGCCGTGGGAGCATTGCCTTATTTGTTGCAGAACATTGATGCGCCCGTGTTCGGCACGGAATTGACGATCGCGCTGACAAAGTTGGCGGTTGATTCAACCGGTTTGGCTACAGGCTTTCAGGATTACCATGTCATCGATGAGAATACAGAAATTGAATTTGAGAACACCAGCGTCCGCTTCTTCAGAACAACGCATACAATCCCCGATTCCGTAGGGATTTGTGTGAAGACTGAGGAAGGCAGTGTCGTCTATACAGGTGACTTCAAATTCGATCAAAGTGCATCGCCGATGTATCGGACTGATTACGGCAAAATTACGGATATCGGTGAAGGCAAAGTATTGGCGCTGTTGAGTGATTCCGGAGACGCTGAATCAACTACGGAAAACGTCAGTGACCGCAAGATTGAGGAAGAGATGCTGGATACTTTCATCAATGCTGAGGGACGCATCATCGTATCCTGTGTTGCAAGCAACATTTTGCGTATTCAGCAAGTTTTTGATGTCGCTCTCCAAGCTAACCGCAAAATCTTTTTGACAGGACCGACTTTGGTTGAGACTGTCGATGTCGCCATGAAACTAGGGAAACTGGTCTTGCCGACTCCCGATCTGCTTGTAAATGTGAAAAACATCAATGATTACCGTGATGGTCAAGTCCTGGTTTTGGAAACCGGCAACAGCGGGGAACCGTTGGAAGCCTTGCAGCGGATGTCCAAGGGCAGACACAAGCAAGTGAATCTTAAAGAAGGCGATTTGGTCTACATCACGACTACGCCTTCCACAGCGATGGAAACAACCGTCGCAAAGACAAAGAATTTGATCTACCGCGCAGGTGCGTCCGTGCGGGAAATATCGGGAACATACAAAGCATCCGGACATGCTTCGCCGAACGACCTGAAATTGATGATCAACCTGCTTCGACCTATGTATTTCGTGCCCGTCCAAGGCGAGTATCGGATGCAGGCTGCACACGCCCAGCTGGCGAATGAAGTCGGTATTCCGTTCAAAAACATATTCATCCCTGGAAAAGGCGATGTCATTGAATATGCAAAAGGCCGTATGCATATGACGGGACAGGTCCCAGCCGGGAATGTACTGATCGATGGAATCGGGGTCGGCGACATCGGCAATATTGTCCTGCGCGACCGCAAACTATTGTCGGAAGATGGCATCTTTGTTGTCGTTGTGACGATTTCCAGAAGATTGAACAAAATTTTGTCGGGTCCGGAGATCGTTTCACGTGGCTTCGTCTACATGAAAGCGAGCGAAGAGCTTGTCAAAGAAAGTTCGAATATCGTCAGGGAAGTAGTGGAAGATAACCTGCATACAAAAGACTTTGATTGGGCTAAGCTAAAGCAAGAGATACGCGATTCGCTGAGCCGTTATCTTTTTGACAAGACGAAGCGCAAACCGGTCATTTTACCGATCATCATGGAAGCATCCAATTATCAGAAGAAGAACTGA
- the cls gene encoding cardiolipin synthase has product MIFTAIITLNTIGAIITVFKEKRDVAATWAWLLTLNLLPIAGFIIYLFIGKKMSKENIYDMRTQKSLGMSQLAKVQIEMLEDEDLAQGLIETDYAKKTAILFLESDESILTKGNKIQIFKTGEGIFESLVEDIYKAETHVHMLYYTFRSDELGKRVLAALEDRAAAGVEVLVVYDAMGCRGNEPRFFKNLEKLGGKTEVFFGSKIPFVNLRMNYRNHRKIMVVDSKVAYLGGFNIGNEYLGQGELGEWRDTHMRVEGNAVLTLQSRFFMDWNAVAKPKNRKDYAEAYFPIADKKGDTAMQIVASGPDDEDQTIKMGFLKMISQAKESIYIQTPYFIPDESLHEMLKIAALSGVRVKIMIPSKPDHPFVYRATEYFAKDIIEYGAEVHMYQNGFLHSKVLVVDDEIVSIGTANMDVRSFKLNFEINAFIYDREVAEELIANFEEDQERCIPATHDYFAKQSKGRKFKQAFSRLLSPIL; this is encoded by the coding sequence ATGATATTTACGGCAATCATCACTTTAAATACAATCGGTGCAATCATCACTGTCTTTAAAGAAAAAAGGGATGTCGCAGCCACTTGGGCCTGGCTGTTGACGTTAAACCTGCTGCCGATAGCGGGCTTCATCATCTATCTCTTTATAGGGAAAAAGATGTCAAAAGAAAACATCTATGATATGCGGACGCAAAAAAGCTTGGGTATGTCCCAGCTGGCGAAGGTCCAGATTGAGATGCTGGAGGATGAGGATCTGGCGCAAGGCTTGATCGAAACCGATTACGCCAAAAAAACAGCTATTCTGTTCCTGGAAAGTGACGAATCCATTTTGACCAAGGGAAACAAAATTCAGATATTCAAAACTGGGGAAGGCATTTTCGAATCCCTTGTGGAGGATATCTACAAAGCTGAAACGCATGTGCATATGCTCTATTACACTTTTCGCTCAGATGAGTTGGGGAAGCGCGTCCTTGCGGCATTGGAGGACAGGGCAGCTGCAGGAGTGGAGGTTCTGGTCGTTTATGATGCGATGGGCTGCAGAGGGAACGAGCCGAGGTTCTTCAAAAACCTTGAAAAATTGGGTGGAAAGACGGAAGTTTTTTTTGGGTCAAAAATACCTTTCGTCAATTTACGGATGAACTATCGAAATCACCGCAAAATAATGGTGGTGGATTCCAAAGTTGCTTATCTTGGCGGGTTCAATATCGGCAATGAGTATCTGGGGCAAGGGGAGCTCGGCGAATGGCGGGATACGCATATGAGGGTAGAAGGGAATGCGGTGTTGACGCTCCAAAGCCGATTTTTCATGGATTGGAATGCGGTCGCCAAACCCAAGAATCGGAAAGATTATGCAGAAGCTTATTTCCCGATTGCGGATAAAAAAGGCGATACAGCCATGCAGATTGTAGCCAGCGGGCCGGATGACGAAGATCAGACCATCAAAATGGGTTTCCTGAAGATGATCAGCCAAGCGAAGGAATCCATCTATATACAGACGCCTTATTTTATACCTGACGAAAGCTTGCACGAAATGCTGAAAATCGCGGCTTTATCGGGTGTACGAGTCAAAATCATGATCCCTTCGAAGCCGGATCACCCTTTCGTCTATCGGGCGACGGAATACTTCGCCAAAGACATCATAGAGTATGGTGCCGAGGTCCATATGTACCAGAACGGATTTTTGCATTCAAAAGTGCTGGTGGTCGATGATGAAATTGTATCGATAGGCACCGCAAATATGGATGTGCGCAGCTTTAAGCTGAATTTTGAGATCAATGCCTTTATTTATGATCGTGAAGTGGCTGAAGAATTGATCGCAAACTTTGAAGAAGATCAGGAAAGGTGCATTCCCGCAACCCATGACTACTTCGCCAAACAATCGAAGGGACGGAAGTTTAAGCAGGCTTTTTCCAGGTTGCTGTCACCGATACTCTAG
- the citX gene encoding citrate lyase holo-[acyl-carrier protein] synthase gives MVPESIFSQGQMPTLKEVLASREQRAFFEEEISKTNANQTLISLKCNIPGPVKYNAIVRQISEIGIQEIKNAIQTNKWKVTYEKLMDLDTGPEYFVVVDTYPTAVKQAAIMIEDGSLLGQLFTISVFYLEEGKMIEVQRMEIGYEPRKCMICGDEAFECESANVHSRDEIQKKIEAILQEDGRVRLD, from the coding sequence ATGGTGCCAGAATCTATTTTCTCACAAGGTCAAATGCCGACGCTCAAGGAAGTGTTGGCCTCAAGGGAACAACGTGCCTTTTTTGAAGAGGAAATCAGCAAGACGAACGCAAACCAGACGTTGATTTCCCTTAAATGCAATATTCCTGGACCAGTCAAATATAATGCCATCGTAAGGCAGATTTCTGAAATCGGCATCCAAGAAATCAAAAATGCGATCCAAACAAACAAATGGAAAGTCACCTATGAAAAATTGATGGATTTGGATACGGGGCCGGAATACTTTGTCGTCGTCGATACCTATCCGACTGCTGTGAAACAAGCCGCCATCATGATAGAAGACGGCAGTTTGCTCGGCCAGCTGTTCACGATCAGCGTGTTTTATCTGGAAGAAGGCAAAATGATCGAAGTACAGCGAATGGAAATAGGCTATGAACCGAGGAAGTGCATGATCTGCGGGGATGAAGCATTCGAATGCGAAAGCGCGAATGTGCACAGCAGGGATGAAATCCAGAAAAAAATCGAAGCTATTCTGCAGGAGGACGGAAGGGTCCGGTTGGATTAA
- a CDS encoding aspartate-semialdehyde dehydrogenase: MMKEYNVAIVGATGAVGEKMLGLLENTSFPIKSLKLLASKRSVGKVKTFRGQELQIEETTDDSFEGIDIALFSAGGGITKQFSPAAIKAGAIVIDNTSAFRMDPETPLVVPEVNPEDLRKHKGLIANPNCSTIQMVVALQPIREKFGLDRVIVSTYQAVSGAGLHALEELKAQTQAVLNGEEPVAKILPCGGDKKHFPIAFNALPQIDVFSEGGYTYEEWKMINETKKIMGDQDIKVSATCVRIPVMSGHSESVYFEVDDKNVSVADIWEVLKDAPGVVLQDDTANQVYPTARESVGKNETFVGRIRKDVDVDNGFHMWVVSDNLLKGAAWNSVQIAEKMIEMGLL, translated from the coding sequence ATGATGAAAGAGTATAATGTTGCCATTGTAGGCGCTACAGGTGCTGTTGGAGAAAAAATGCTGGGCTTGTTGGAGAATACTTCTTTTCCGATAAAAAGTTTGAAGTTGTTGGCTTCTAAACGGTCTGTAGGGAAAGTTAAGACTTTCCGAGGACAGGAACTGCAGATTGAAGAAACGACTGACGACTCATTTGAAGGCATCGATATTGCCTTGTTCAGCGCTGGGGGCGGCATCACGAAACAATTCTCCCCTGCAGCCATCAAAGCTGGAGCCATCGTCATCGACAACACGAGTGCTTTTCGTATGGATCCGGAAACGCCATTGGTTGTCCCTGAGGTGAATCCGGAAGACTTGCGCAAACACAAAGGGCTGATCGCTAATCCAAACTGCTCCACTATTCAGATGGTGGTGGCTTTGCAACCGATCCGCGAAAAATTTGGTTTGGATCGCGTCATTGTTTCCACGTACCAAGCAGTAAGCGGTGCTGGTCTGCATGCTTTGGAAGAATTGAAAGCTCAAACCCAAGCGGTCCTGAACGGTGAAGAGCCGGTTGCGAAAATCTTGCCTTGTGGTGGCGATAAGAAGCATTTCCCGATCGCATTCAACGCCTTACCGCAAATCGATGTGTTCAGCGAAGGCGGCTACACGTATGAAGAGTGGAAAATGATCAACGAAACCAAAAAAATCATGGGCGACCAGGACATCAAAGTCTCTGCAACCTGTGTGCGCATCCCTGTGATGTCCGGGCACTCGGAATCCGTCTATTTTGAAGTGGACGACAAAAACGTTTCGGTCGCAGATATCTGGGAAGTGCTGAAAGACGCTCCAGGAGTCGTGCTTCAGGATGACACAGCCAATCAAGTCTATCCTACCGCCCGCGAATCAGTCGGGAAAAATGAAACGTTTGTCGGACGTATCCGTAAGGATGTGGACGTCGACAATGGGTTCCATATGTGGGTTGTTTCGGATAACCTGCTGAAGGGCGCTGCTTGGAATTCTGTGCAGATCGCAGAAAAAATGATCGAAATGGGCCTACTGTAG